One genomic segment of Streptomyces niveus includes these proteins:
- a CDS encoding methyltransferase domain-containing protein, producing MTVEQFPAPSDVAGMYDGIGQIYGSAWGPNKHYGYWENDADDSSIEVATDRLTDLMISGVAAQAGQRVLDIGCGIGHPALRLVRACDVDVLGISVSHVQVARAKELAAAAGLADRATFQFTDAMDMPFPDGSFDAAWAFESMWHMPDRGQVLSETARVLRPGGRLAIADVIERGPVSPEGRVVLDHICENYAVRSLGTVDEYRTALAANGFVDVEIRDISDNVSRTLAVMADAVETVHDKLADLVGEEQATSLIDFMRLSAVTPESGYLFLTAVRA from the coding sequence ATGACGGTCGAGCAGTTCCCCGCGCCCAGCGACGTCGCGGGCATGTACGACGGGATCGGCCAGATCTACGGTTCCGCATGGGGCCCCAACAAACACTACGGCTACTGGGAGAACGACGCCGACGACAGCTCCATCGAGGTAGCCACCGACCGTCTGACCGACCTGATGATCTCAGGTGTCGCGGCGCAGGCCGGCCAGCGGGTCCTGGACATCGGCTGCGGCATCGGCCATCCCGCGCTGCGGCTCGTCCGCGCCTGTGACGTGGACGTGTTGGGCATCTCCGTCAGCCACGTCCAGGTGGCGCGGGCCAAGGAACTCGCGGCCGCGGCCGGGCTCGCGGACCGGGCCACGTTCCAGTTCACGGACGCGATGGACATGCCCTTCCCCGACGGATCGTTCGACGCGGCCTGGGCGTTCGAGTCGATGTGGCACATGCCCGACCGCGGCCAGGTGCTCTCCGAGACCGCCCGTGTCCTGCGCCCCGGTGGCCGCCTCGCCATCGCCGATGTCATCGAGCGCGGCCCGGTCAGCCCGGAGGGGCGCGTGGTCCTGGACCACATCTGCGAGAACTACGCGGTGCGCTCCTTGGGCACTGTGGACGAATACCGGACGGCGCTGGCCGCCAACGGTTTCGTCGACGTGGAGATCCGTGACATCAGCGACAACGTCTCCCGTACCCTCGCGGTCATGGCCGACGCCGTGGAGACCGTCCACGACAAGCTGGCCGATCTGGTCGGCGAGGAACAGGCCACCTCGCTCATCGACTTCATGCGTCTGTCCGCGGTCACCCCGGAGAGCGGCTACCTCTTCCTGACCGCGGTCCGCGCCTGA
- a CDS encoding methyltransferase domain-containing protein — protein sequence MSNLNELSSSPQTALEPQDEVRIVGQYYDDKTARLVRKYGPGPRIHYHVGHYPSSKTPLNVHDATPDDIRRSIRIHQEGLLRYAAKIWGAEHRLSGRILDVGCGLGGGSLFWAQEYGADVTAVTNAPEHAPIVDGFAQECGVGGKVRTLVCDAMHLPLDGPYDAAVAIESSGYFNRPRWFERLARVLRPGGSVCIEEVFTTRPHGADVWAEYFYTKPATVLDYVEAAESAGFELVDDVDATSETSPFWEESAAWTKAVLDSDNSLSPVDRRQLRISLMANQALGTEWQAGGLRLGFLRFELK from the coding sequence GTGTCAAATCTGAATGAACTTTCGAGTTCACCTCAAACAGCGCTGGAGCCTCAGGACGAGGTAAGAATAGTTGGCCAGTACTACGACGACAAAACGGCCAGGCTTGTCCGCAAGTACGGGCCCGGACCCAGGATCCACTATCACGTAGGTCACTACCCTTCCTCCAAAACGCCGCTGAATGTTCATGATGCGACGCCGGATGACATTCGCCGCAGCATACGGATTCATCAGGAGGGTTTGCTGCGGTATGCGGCCAAGATCTGGGGCGCTGAACACCGGCTGTCGGGGAGAATCCTGGATGTCGGCTGCGGTCTCGGCGGAGGCTCGCTCTTCTGGGCGCAGGAGTACGGCGCCGACGTGACGGCGGTCACCAACGCACCGGAACACGCGCCCATAGTTGACGGGTTCGCGCAGGAATGCGGTGTGGGCGGGAAGGTCCGAACGCTGGTCTGTGATGCGATGCATCTCCCCTTGGACGGCCCCTACGACGCGGCGGTGGCGATCGAGAGCAGCGGATATTTCAACCGTCCCCGGTGGTTCGAGCGCCTGGCGCGCGTGCTTCGTCCGGGCGGGAGCGTGTGCATCGAGGAAGTGTTCACCACACGCCCTCACGGGGCCGATGTGTGGGCCGAGTACTTCTACACAAAACCGGCCACGGTGCTCGACTACGTGGAAGCCGCTGAGTCCGCGGGTTTCGAATTGGTCGACGACGTCGACGCCACGTCGGAGACCTCGCCGTTCTGGGAGGAGAGTGCCGCCTGGACGAAGGCGGTACTGGACAGCGACAACAGCCTTTCGCCAGTTGACCGCAGGCAGCTGAGGATATCTCTCATGGCGAACCAGGCGCTTGGCACCGAATGGCAAGCAGGGGGCTTGCGGCTGGGTTTCCTGCGCTTCGAACTGAAGTGA